From a single Capsicum annuum cultivar UCD-10X-F1 chromosome 12, UCD10Xv1.1, whole genome shotgun sequence genomic region:
- the LOC107850475 gene encoding phosphatidylinositol 4-kinase beta 1: MVRLLGLTRGEPAESPREVTRTIPTSEDIGESGWLIRFFDSAFFCEWIAVSYLYKHDHPGVRDYLCNRMYTLPLSGIESYLFQISYMMVHKPSPSLDKFVIDVCSKSLHIALKVHWFLMAELEDTDDNDGISRLQEKCQIAATLMGEWPPLIKPQSSSSTLLGKNQMLNKLLSSKQKLLSLTSSPPAVNRSLSFSPSAGSSLPQDDGIGSKISTPEENKIFKKLIPGPKVRDALLFRKSVEKDDEEPEKDSFLKRFLRDSKDEDVKKSAEKDDAEPEKDGFFKRLLRESRDDDSKKSMDKDEEESEKDGFFRRLLSSSKDDDARKSVDKDVEESEKDGFFKRFLSTNRDDDEDVHSSTDGFFKRIFRDSKNDLEDKAGPKPVEDDEKDGFFRKFLKDKKFEEKKDLRDKSETAEKSTRSSEDDEKEGFFKKFFKEKFEDKKDGNDKADEDLRRHANGEEEEPSDFSLFRRIFRVHPEDSKLSAANESSNGGNFLESSPGTENFFRKLFKDRDRSVEDSELFGSKGNKEKRPGSPKQHERLNAKPPLPDNGVSQFRKGAYHQSLDFVQSLSDTSYGLVDVFPVEDRKSALCESLAEINSHLSDAQNSGGVCFPMGKGMYRVLHIPEDEAVLLNSREKAPYLICVEVLKCESPNSKDTSNSQKLSKGGIPLANGDALLPKPPPWAYPLWTGQDMYHSDRMSRSASQAIDQAMAQLWDAKVKFVRVNFSVEKQSECAVDYCSYNQCREDAIDSEWVRAVLTVDPGVRMDDIVDQEPPRKKEHRRVPSTVAIEEVKLAALKGEAPPGLPLKGAGQDSSDAQPKVTNGGLPKVSDALSGELWEVKKERIRKCSGYGKLPGWDLRSFIVKSGDDCRQEHLAVQLISHFYDIFQEAGLPLWLRPYEVLVTSSYTALIETIPDTASIHSIKSRFPDITSLREFYVAKYEENSPTFKLAQRNFVESMAGYSLVCYLLQIKDRHNGNLLLDEEGHIIHIDFGFMLSNSPGGVNFESAPFKLTRELLEIMDSDAEGVPSEFFDYFKVLCIQGFLTCRKHAERIILLVEMLQDSGYPCFKGGPRTIQNLRKRFHLSLTEEQCVSLVLSLISSSLDAWRTRQYDYYQRVLNGIL; encoded by the exons atGGTGAGGTTATTGGGATTGACGAGAGGAGAACCGGCCGAGTCACCTCGGGAGGTAACTCGAACAATCCCAACAAGTGAAGATATTGGTGAGAGTGGTTGGTTAATTCGATTTTTCGATTCAGCGTTTTTCTGTGAGTGGATTGCTGTTAGCTATCTATATAAGCATGATCATCCAGGTGTTAGGGATTATTTGTGTAATAGAATGTATACATTGCCACTTTCTGGTATTGAGAGTTACTTGTTTCAAATATCTTATATGATGGTTCATAAACCGAGTCCATCGTTGGATAAGTTTGTGATCGATGTGTGTTCTAAGTCGTTGCATATTGCGTTGAAAGTGCATTGGTTTTTGATGGCGGAGTTGGAGGATACAGATGATAATGACGGGATAAGTAGGTTACAGGAGAAATGTCAGATTGCTGCTACTTTGATGGGCGAATGGCCACCTTTGATAAAACCTCAAAGCAGTTCGTCTACTTTGTTGGGGAAGAATCAGATGCTTAATAAGTTATTGTCTTCGAAACAGAAGTTATTATCGCTGACGTCTTCACCACCGGCTGTAAATCGGTCACTGTCGTTTTCACCCTCTGCAGGGAGTTCGTTGCCACAGGATGATGGTATTGGAAGTAAAATATCGACTCCTGAGGAGAACAAGATTTTTAAGAAGTTGATTCCGGGTCCAAAAGTAAGAGATGCATTGCTCTTCAGGAAGTCCGTGGAGAAGGATGATGAGGAACCTGAAAAAGATAGTTTTCTAAAGAGATTTTTGAGGGATAGTAAGGATGAAGATGTGAAGAAATCAGCGGAAAAGGATGATGCAGAACCGGAGAAGGATGGCTTTTTTAAGAGGTTGTTAAGAGAGAGCCGGGATGATGATAGTAAGAAATCTATGGACAAAGATGAAGAGGAGTCAGAAAAAGATGGGTTTTTTCGCAGACTTCTTAGTAGTAGTAAAGATGATGATGCTAGGAAATCTGTGGATAAGgatgtggaggaatcagaaaagGATGGTTTCTTCAAGAGGTTTTTGAGTACCAATAGGGATGATGATGAGGATGTGCACTCAAGTACAGATGGGTTTTTCAAACGGATTTTTCGTGATAGTAAAAATGATTTGGAGGATAAAGCAGGTCCCAAACCTgttgaagatgatgaaaaagatGGGTTTTTCAGGAAGTTTTTAAAGGACAAAAAATTTGAGGAGAAGAAGGATTTAAGAGATAAAAGTGAAACAGCTGAAAAATCAACAAGGAGTTCAGAAGACGATGAAAAAGAAGGGTTCTTCAAAAagttttttaaggaaaaatttgagGATAAGAAGGATGGCAATGACAAGGCTGATGAGGATCTCAGGAGGCATGCAAATGGTGAAGAAGAAGAGCCTTCAGATTTTTCATTGTTCCGTCGGATCTTTCGAGTGCATCCAGAGGATTCAAAACTGTCAGCAGCAAATGAAAGCAGTAATGGTGGCAATTTTCTTGAGAGCAGTCCTGGAACTGAGAACTTTTTCCGCAAGCTGTTTAAGGATCGTGATCGTTCAGTTGAAGATTCAGAGCTTTTTGGTTCAAAGGGGAACAAAGAG AAGCGTCCTGGCTCTCCAAAGCAGCACGAAAGGTTAAATGCAAAACCTCCACTTCCAGATAATGGGGTGTCACAGTTTCGGAAAGGGGCATATCACCAGTCACTTGATTTTGTGCAGTCACTGAGCGATACTTCTTATGGATTAGTAGATGTGTTTCCGGTTGAGGATCGCAAAAGTGCTCTTTGTGAG TCACTAGCGGAGATCAATTCACATCTATCTGATGCTCAAAACAGTGGAG GAGTGTGCTTTCCGATGGGAAAGGGAATGTATCGTGTTCTTCATATACCTGAAGATGAAGCTGTTCTCTTGAATTCAAGGGAAAAAGCGCCTTATTTGATATGTGTTGAAGTTTTAAAATGTGAAAGCCCCAA TTCAAAAGACACATCCAACTCTCAAAAACTATCAAAGGGAGGGATCCCTCTGGCAAATGGAGATGCTCTATTGCCAAAGCCTCCTCCTTGGGCTTATCCTCTGTGGACAGGACAGGATATGTACCACAGTGATAGGATGTCAAGGTCTGCATCTCAGGCCATAGACCAAGCAATGGCTCAATTGTGGGATGCTAAAGTGAAATTTGTGCGAGTGAATTTTTCGGTGGAGAAGCAATCAGAATGTGCAGTAGATTATTGCAGTTATAATCAATGTAGAGAGGATGCTATTGATTCAGAATGGGTGCGGGCTGTGTTGACTGTAGATCCTGGTGTTAGGATGGATGATATAGTGGATCAAGAACCACCAAGAAAAAAAGAGCATCGAAGGGTTCCCAGTACAGTAGCTATTGAGGAAGTTAAG TTAGCTGCATTAAAAGGAGAAGCACCTCCCGGACTCCCCTTGAAAGGTGCTGGTCAGGATTCATCTGATGCGCAACCTAAG GTCACGAATGGTGGTCTTCCCAAGGTTAGTGATGCACTTTCTGGAGAACTCTGGGAAGTCAAGAAGGAAAGAATACGCAAATGCTCCGGTTATGGGAAATTACCTGGGTGGGACTTGAGATCT TTCATTGTGAAGAGTGGTGATGATTGCAGACAGGAGCATCTTGCTGTACAACTTATCTCCCACTTCTATG ATATCTTCCAGGAAGCTGGTCTGCCGCTTTGGTTGCGTCCTTATGAAGTCTTAGTTACTTCCTCTTATACTGCACTAATTGAAACAATTCCAGATACG GCCTCGATCCATTCTATTAAAAGTAGATTTCCTGACATCACAAGTCTACGTGAATTTTATGTTGCCAAGTATGAGGAGAATTCTCCAACCTTTAAGCTTGCTCAG AGAAATTTTGTCGAAAGCATGgctggatattctctggtttgcTACCTTTTGCAG ATCAAAGATCGACACAATGGGAATCTTCTGTTGGATGAAGAAGGACATATCATACACATTGACTTTGGTTTCATGCTATCTAATTCACCTGGAGGTGTAAATTTTGAAAGTGCACCATTTAAATTGACCCGCGAACTCCTTGAG ATCATGGATTCTGATGCTGAAGGAGTTCCAAGCGAATTCTTTGATTATTTCAAA GTTCTATGCATCCAAGGTTTTCTCACATGTCGGAAGCATGCAGAGCgtattattcttcttgttgagATGCTACAG GATTCTGGTTACCCTTGTTTCAAGGGTGGTCCTCGAACAATTCAGAACCTAAGAAAGAGATTTCATCTTAGTTTAACAGAAGAG CAATGTGTATCCTTGGTACTTTCTTTGATTAGCAGTAGCTTGGATGCGTGGCGTACTCGCCAATATGATTATTATCAGAGGGTCTTAAATGGGATATTATGA